In one Dehalogenimonas formicexedens genomic region, the following are encoded:
- a CDS encoding IS1595 family transposase produces the protein MERYTIKDFNKDFPDDASCLEWLRGYLYPEGITCKACGKVTKHHRVTNRACFVCDNCGTQVYPMVGTIFEKSSTSLKTWFYAIFLMSQTRCGISAKQIQRETGVTYKTAWRMFHHIRTLLQENVGVFKGQAEADETYIGGARKGKRGRGAAGKTPVVGIVERKGKIAAKVVGDCKCNSLQPFINNHVDWHTKLYTDNYRGYDGLDFYVGEHETVDHDNDEWVREDVHTNTIEGFWSLMKRGISGVYHAVSPKYLQNYVNEYAFRYNHRQDETPMFQSFLGQIASKPSLSP, from the coding sequence ATGGAACGCTACACAATCAAAGACTTCAACAAGGACTTTCCCGATGATGCCTCTTGTCTCGAATGGTTAAGAGGTTATCTGTATCCTGAAGGGATTACTTGCAAGGCTTGTGGCAAGGTAACTAAGCATCATCGCGTTACCAACCGCGCCTGTTTTGTTTGTGATAATTGCGGAACTCAAGTCTATCCGATGGTTGGTACAATCTTTGAGAAATCCAGTACATCTCTTAAGACTTGGTTTTATGCCATATTCCTGATGAGCCAAACAAGGTGCGGGATCTCTGCCAAGCAAATTCAACGCGAGACAGGCGTAACCTATAAAACAGCGTGGCGAATGTTTCACCATATAAGGACACTACTTCAAGAGAATGTAGGCGTATTTAAGGGGCAAGCAGAGGCTGACGAGACATATATCGGTGGCGCAAGGAAGGGCAAGCGCGGACGTGGTGCTGCGGGTAAAACTCCCGTTGTCGGTATTGTGGAGCGCAAAGGAAAGATAGCCGCTAAAGTGGTCGGTGATTGCAAATGTAATTCACTTCAACCGTTTATCAACAATCACGTTGACTGGCATACCAAGCTATACACAGACAATTATCGAGGATATGATGGATTAGATTTCTACGTTGGTGAACACGAGACTGTAGATCACGATAATGACGAATGGGTACGCGAGGACGTTCACACGAATACTATTGAGGGTTTTTGGTCCTTGATGAAGCGCGGGATTTCGGGTGTTTACCACGCTGTTTCACCCAAGTATTTGCAGAACTATGTGAATGAGTATGCGTTTCGTTACAATCATCGCCAGGACGAGACTCCGATGTTTCAGTCTTTCCTTGGTCAGATCGCGAGCAAGCCTTCTTTAAGTCCTTGA
- the pdxS gene encoding pyridoxal 5'-phosphate synthase lyase subunit PdxS, protein MEQEVTVGTFKVKSGLAQMLKGGVIMDVTTPDQARIAEEAGACAVMALERVPSDIRAEGGVARMADPTVIKAIMKAVSIPVMAKCRIGHFVEARVLEAMGVDFIDESEVLTPADEAYHVWKQDFKVPFVCGCRDLGEALRRIGEGAAMIRTKGEAGTGNVVEAVRHMRAVQDGIRRVVAAPMEELMAIAKELNAPFEQILALHNTGKLPVVNFAAGGIATPADAALMMQLGAEGVFVGSGIFKSSDPARRAHAIVKATTHYQDPVVIAEVSEALGEAMPGIEIGQIKPEQLLAKRGW, encoded by the coding sequence ATGGAACAGGAAGTAACCGTCGGTACGTTTAAAGTCAAGAGCGGCTTAGCCCAGATGCTCAAGGGTGGCGTCATCATGGACGTCACTACCCCGGACCAGGCCCGCATCGCCGAAGAGGCAGGTGCTTGTGCGGTCATGGCTTTGGAGCGTGTGCCGTCGGATATCCGTGCCGAGGGCGGGGTTGCCCGGATGGCTGATCCCACGGTTATCAAGGCCATCATGAAAGCCGTCAGCATCCCGGTGATGGCCAAATGCCGCATCGGACATTTCGTGGAAGCCCGGGTTCTGGAGGCCATGGGAGTGGACTTCATCGACGAATCAGAAGTCCTGACCCCCGCCGATGAGGCTTATCATGTCTGGAAACAAGATTTCAAAGTCCCGTTCGTCTGCGGTTGCCGTGACCTGGGAGAAGCTTTGCGCCGCATCGGCGAAGGCGCCGCCATGATCCGGACCAAGGGTGAAGCCGGAACCGGTAATGTTGTCGAAGCCGTCCGGCATATGCGGGCAGTCCAGGATGGTATCAGACGGGTTGTCGCGGCGCCGATGGAAGAACTCATGGCGATTGCCAAGGAACTCAATGCTCCGTTTGAGCAAATCCTCGCGTTGCATAATACCGGGAAACTGCCGGTTGTCAATTTTGCCGCTGGCGGCATCGCCACTCCTGCCGACGCCGCGCTGATGATGCAACTTGGCGCCGAGGGCGTGTTTGTCGGTTCCGGTATTTTTAAGAGTTCCGATCCGGCCCGGCGCGCTCATGCCATCGTCAAAGCCACCACTCACTACCAGGACCCGGTTGTCATCGCCGAGGTTTCAGAAGCTCTTGGCGAGGCCATGCCCGGCATCGAGATCGGCCAGATCAAACCTGAGCAACTTTTGGCCAAACGCGGTTGGTAG
- the purL gene encoding phosphoribosylformylglycinamidine synthase subunit PurL — protein MIYRIDVLPAAGMPDRRGAALLKDIKDLNFSGPASARVIDVYWLKGEIDSPSVERLAREALTDPVTETFQLDQPTENSTADHSVLVAHNAGVTDPIEETILKAASDLGINLEAARTGRLYLLGGEFDAATLNAITNQRLLNPIVQHAVTADSVIFGENPVYHFKLREIDLPGNPAALCDVGKLFCLSPSEIQAAASYYAKIGRKPTDVELETLAQTWSEHCVHKTFKARFDFDGQVIDNLLKSTIARATKQLDKPWCLSVFVDNSGVIDFDGENAVCFKVETHNHPSAVEPYGGAATGLGGVIRDVLGTGLAARPIFNTDVFCFGEPDMPYADLPAGALHPKRVFKGVRAGVADYGNRIGIPTINGAILFDERYAGNPLVYCGTAGIMPVWAAKPGKQSPGDLIILMGGRTGRDGIHGVTFSSEALSDKSTEQSFSSVQIGNPIVEKRMAEAILKARDEKLFVRITDVGGGGLSSAVGEMGEDTGARVYLDRVPLKYSGLSYSEIWISESQERMVLAVPPQNLDRLLEICRGEGVEATSIGEFTNDKHLILYYRDRLVCDLDMVFLHGGRPQITLKATYNPPSYPEPEFPCPPRLDDDLLRLLGRWNTCSKEWVIRQYDHEVQGASVLKPLVGDQSDGPGDASIIRPVLDSNRGVIVACGINPSYSGIDAYNMAASAIDEAVRNVIASGGSLERLALLDNFCWGSATDEQSLGALVRATQACADLSLAYETPFISGKDSLNNQFRAGDKIVSIPHTLLISAFGVMPDAEKAVSMDFKAAGNLIYVLGETKAELGGSAYFASKGFIGNKAPGVDPSISKYLYDRLAAATENKLVSSCHDLSEGGLGVALSEMAFAGGLGARVHLSRIPQDGSLKRDDYLLFSESNSRFIVEISPEHRHDFETVMGDTKINIIGEVTNTDRLEIEGLDSTIIVNQLIADLKEAWQRPLKW, from the coding sequence TTGATTTACCGCATTGACGTTCTTCCCGCCGCGGGCATGCCTGACCGCCGTGGCGCGGCGCTGCTTAAAGACATCAAGGACCTGAATTTTTCCGGACCGGCTTCAGCCCGGGTTATCGATGTCTACTGGCTCAAGGGTGAGATTGACTCCCCTTCCGTCGAACGGTTGGCACGAGAGGCTTTGACCGACCCGGTAACCGAAACTTTCCAACTTGATCAGCCGACCGAGAATTCGACAGCCGATCATTCCGTGCTTGTCGCCCACAACGCCGGCGTTACCGACCCGATCGAAGAAACGATTCTCAAAGCCGCTTCAGACCTGGGTATTAACCTCGAGGCGGCGAGAACCGGGCGGCTATATCTCCTCGGCGGTGAATTCGATGCCGCTACCCTGAATGCCATTACCAACCAGCGCCTGCTTAATCCTATCGTCCAGCACGCGGTCACCGCTGATTCCGTGATCTTTGGCGAAAACCCGGTTTACCATTTCAAGCTTCGAGAGATCGATTTACCTGGGAACCCTGCGGCATTGTGCGATGTCGGCAAACTCTTTTGCCTCTCGCCCTCGGAAATTCAAGCAGCCGCCAGTTACTATGCCAAAATCGGCCGCAAGCCGACAGATGTTGAACTCGAAACGTTGGCTCAAACGTGGAGCGAACATTGCGTCCATAAGACCTTCAAAGCCAGATTCGATTTCGACGGGCAGGTCATCGACAATCTTCTAAAATCGACGATCGCGCGCGCCACCAAACAACTGGACAAGCCATGGTGCCTTTCTGTGTTCGTGGACAATTCGGGAGTCATCGACTTTGATGGCGAGAACGCCGTTTGCTTCAAGGTGGAGACTCACAACCATCCCTCGGCGGTCGAACCCTACGGCGGCGCCGCCACCGGATTGGGAGGGGTGATCCGCGATGTTTTAGGCACCGGGCTTGCGGCTCGTCCGATATTCAATACCGATGTGTTTTGTTTTGGCGAGCCGGACATGCCTTACGCCGACCTGCCAGCTGGGGCCCTGCACCCAAAACGGGTGTTCAAAGGGGTTAGAGCCGGCGTTGCCGATTATGGTAACCGAATCGGCATACCGACGATAAACGGTGCGATCCTGTTCGATGAGCGCTACGCCGGTAATCCGCTGGTGTACTGCGGCACGGCCGGAATAATGCCGGTCTGGGCGGCCAAGCCGGGCAAACAATCGCCGGGGGACCTGATCATCCTCATGGGAGGGCGAACCGGCCGCGACGGTATCCACGGCGTCACCTTCTCCTCCGAGGCGTTATCCGATAAATCCACCGAGCAGTCCTTCTCGTCGGTCCAAATCGGCAACCCGATTGTTGAAAAGCGGATGGCCGAGGCTATATTAAAGGCCCGCGACGAAAAGCTGTTCGTCCGCATCACCGACGTCGGCGGCGGCGGTTTATCATCGGCTGTAGGCGAGATGGGCGAGGACACCGGCGCCAGGGTATATCTCGACCGGGTGCCGCTCAAATATTCAGGCCTTTCATACTCCGAAATCTGGATCTCCGAATCCCAGGAACGCATGGTTCTGGCTGTCCCACCCCAGAATTTGGATCGGCTACTCGAGATTTGCCGTGGTGAGGGCGTCGAAGCGACTTCCATCGGCGAATTCACTAATGATAAACATCTCATACTCTACTATCGGGATCGTCTTGTTTGCGATCTCGATATGGTGTTCCTGCATGGCGGTAGACCGCAGATTACTTTAAAAGCCACCTATAACCCTCCCAGCTATCCGGAACCCGAATTCCCATGTCCGCCGCGCCTCGACGATGATCTTCTGAGATTGCTCGGGCGCTGGAATACCTGCTCTAAAGAATGGGTCATCCGCCAGTATGACCATGAAGTTCAGGGAGCGAGCGTTCTCAAACCGCTCGTCGGTGACCAGAGCGACGGCCCCGGCGACGCGTCTATCATACGTCCTGTTCTGGATTCCAACAGAGGGGTTATCGTCGCCTGCGGCATCAACCCATCTTACTCCGGCATTGACGCTTACAACATGGCCGCCTCGGCCATCGATGAGGCAGTCCGGAATGTAATCGCTTCGGGCGGCTCCCTGGAGCGCCTGGCGCTGCTGGATAATTTCTGCTGGGGCTCGGCAACCGATGAGCAGTCGCTCGGCGCTCTCGTAAGAGCCACCCAGGCATGTGCGGACCTGTCATTAGCCTATGAAACGCCTTTCATCTCAGGCAAGGATTCTCTGAATAACCAATTCCGTGCGGGAGATAAAATAGTTTCCATCCCCCACACGCTGTTGATATCCGCCTTTGGCGTCATGCCGGATGCCGAAAAAGCCGTTTCGATGGACTTTAAGGCTGCGGGAAATCTCATCTATGTCCTCGGTGAGACCAAAGCTGAATTGGGTGGCTCGGCGTATTTCGCTTCAAAAGGATTTATCGGGAACAAAGCCCCGGGAGTTGACCCGTCGATCTCAAAATACCTTTATGATCGGTTAGCGGCGGCTACCGAAAACAAACTCGTCAGTTCCTGCCATGACCTGTCCGAGGGCGGATTGGGCGTTGCCCTTTCGGAAATGGCATTCGCGGGAGGGTTGGGAGCGCGGGTTCACCTCTCCCGGATACCCCAGGATGGAAGTCTGAAACGGGATGACTATCTGCTGTTTTCCGAATCCAACTCGCGCTTTATCGTTGAAATCTCGCCGGAGCATCGGCACGATTTCGAAACGGTCATGGGCGATACCAAAATCAACATCATTGGCGAAGTGACAAACACAGATAGACTCGAGATTGAAGGTTTGGACAGTACCATTATTGTCAATCAACTGATAGCCGACTTGAAGGAAGCATGGCAAAGACCGCTCAAATGGTAA
- a CDS encoding phosphoribosylformylglycinamidine synthase subunit PurQ translates to MAKTAQMVKNVRVMVLRAPGTNADRELAFAFELAGGTARLTHINELISGSQKLADYHILALPGGFSYGDDLGAGKVQANEMRLRIFDDLKTFVERGSLILGVCNGFQALIKTGILPGPPDPKLPHVTLTNNDSGKFECRWIKLVSEPTASCVWTNNIDRMEAPIAHGEGKLIAAPEMLSRLRPVFYYANSKWQPTSTYPSNPNGSVNNIAGLTDDTGRVFALMPHPERFVRASQHPQWTRRDIDEPGQGLQIFRNGIAAARDF, encoded by the coding sequence ATGGCAAAGACCGCTCAAATGGTAAAAAACGTTAGGGTGATGGTTTTGCGCGCACCCGGCACCAATGCCGATCGCGAATTGGCATTCGCATTTGAACTTGCCGGTGGCACGGCACGGCTGACTCACATCAATGAACTCATTTCTGGCTCCCAGAAACTTGCTGATTATCACATTCTGGCTCTACCGGGCGGCTTTTCCTACGGCGATGATTTAGGAGCGGGGAAGGTGCAGGCCAATGAAATGCGCCTTCGAATTTTCGATGATCTTAAAACCTTTGTTGAAAGAGGCAGCCTCATCCTCGGAGTCTGCAACGGGTTTCAAGCCCTCATCAAAACGGGAATACTTCCAGGGCCCCCGGATCCTAAACTTCCCCACGTGACACTGACCAATAACGACTCCGGTAAATTTGAATGCCGATGGATCAAATTAGTATCCGAGCCGACGGCAAGTTGTGTCTGGACGAATAATATCGATCGGATGGAAGCCCCCATAGCCCATGGTGAGGGAAAATTGATTGCCGCGCCGGAAATGCTCTCAAGGCTTCGCCCGGTGTTCTATTACGCTAACAGCAAATGGCAGCCGACCTCGACCTACCCGTCCAATCCTAACGGATCGGTGAATAACATCGCAGGGCTCACCGATGACACGGGACGAGTTTTCGCCTTAATGCCCCATCCAGAAAGATTCGTTCGCGCGTCTCAACACCCTCAATGGACTCGCCGAGATATCGATGAACCGGGGCAGGGTCTCCAAATCTTCAGAAATGGGATAGCGGCAGCACGTGATTTCTGA